In the Candidatus Cloacimonadota bacterium genome, CAAGCGGACTATAGCCAAAATTACTGGCACTTTACCACGAGTAGTACTACCGGATGGCAGAGAAGCGGCAATAATTCGATTGCAAGGCGCAAATATAATCGAGCAAAAGTACATTTATCGATATGCAGCTAAAGAAAAACCGGATGCCATAGTAATAGAGTGTATGGCGGTGAACCCTGTATTTCAATGGATTACCGAAAGAAGATTTGTAAAGAGTACTATTTCAGTAATAACCAATTGCCGTCCCGACCATCTTGATCTTATGGGCAACACAGTTCAAAGCGTAAGTATGAGCCTGGCAAATACAATTCCATCGAATGGTCTGTGCTACACATCAGAAACACATCAATATGGCATACTTAAGAAAGTTGCGGAAAATCGAAAAACGAAGATTCACCAGGTAGTCCCAACAGATATTACTGATGAAGAAATGAGTAGATTTCGTTACATAGAACACAAAGACAATGTGCAACTTGCCCTTGCTGTATGTGCCAAAGCAGGTGTTCCTCGCGATGTAGCACTTTCCGGAATGCAAAAAGCTTCTCCGGATCCAGGGGCACTCAAAAAATATATAGTAGAAGATCGAGGTAAAACAATCCACTTTTACAATGTTTTTGCCGCTAACGATCCAGAATCTACAGTATTCATAATCAAGATGGTAACCGGCAATTTGAGTGGAGTGCAAAAAATCATTATTCTAAACTCTCGCTCCGATCGATTGTTCCGTTCGCAGCAGTTGATAGATGCGCTTAGTAGGGTGGAATACGATTATGTGTTACTAACCGGAGAAATCCCCGAAAAAGTAGAAGATTATGCACTTAGTCACGGCATTCCCAAGAACCGCCTATTTGCTATGGGGCAGCCTCTTACAGAAGAGATTTACAAGAAAACATGGGAGCTTACGAATAAAGAAGCTCATGTGTTGGGCATTGGCAATATTGCCGGAGAGATAAAGTACGGAGCACAAATAGTAGCACACTTTAAACATAAAATACCAAAAGCACATAAAGGAGCTGGTCGTGGTTGACACAGTAGTACAAGCCGCAGTTGGACTCGGCGTAATTATTAGTTTGATCTTTTCTGAACTGTTGGGAGCATCTGCCGGAGGTATAGTTGTTCCAGGCTACATTGCTCTACACCTGGATAAACCGATGCAGATTTTAGGAACACTAATTATAAGTCTGCTAACTTGGGGCATCATCCGTTTGGTAAGCAAATTTACTTTACTGTTTGGAAAACGCCGAATGGTATTAAGCATTTTGGTGGGTTTCATTTTGGGATGGGCATCACGGCTTTTGGTTTTCCACGAGTTTACTATTCATCAACTTCAAATGCAATCTATTGGCTATATCATTCCCGGTTTAATAGCCAACTGGTTTGAGCGGCAGGGTTTCTGGAAAACCTTATCTACAATGAGTATTGCAGCAATTTTGGTAAAACTGATACTTATTGTGATTTTTGGCGGGGAGGTTTAGGATGTATCGCAAAATGTACCGTCCCAGCTTAAAATCCGGTTGGTCGTTAATTCTGCTCTTCGTTCTTTCTGTAATCCTGTATTTAGTAGCCAGCAATAATTTTGTTGAGATTCGTACCAGTAATTACGAAGCAAAACTTGAGGCAGTAACGCTTATGCAAAAGTATTTGGATACTTTGCAAGAGGAGATTCTGGCTCGCAACATCGAGATAGACCCAATTAATGATCCTTTCCAAACAGGATTGATAGGATTACGATTGTCTTCCATAACCACAGATAGAGGATTACTTTCTGAAAAACAGGCAGCAATCAATCCAAATATTGCGGCAATATTTGTCGAAGAACTTTCACGCACCAAAGCAAAAGACAAAATAGCCGTTGGTATTACCGGCAGTAATCCAGCAGTAAACTTGGCTTTATATGCGGCAATGACTGTTTTAGATTTAGATCCCCAAATAATCGTATCGCTTTCTTCTGCTTCTTATGGAGCTAATAGAGAGGAATTGACTTGGCTGGATATGGAAGCAATACTCAAGGAAAGGGGATTGTTGAAGTTTGGGGCAAAATATGCTTCTATTGGTGGCAGCGAAGATCGTGGCATTGGGCTTTCAGATTTTGGAATGCAATCTTTACGTGAAGCTATGAGCCGCAACTCTGTGCCCTTACTTCTAGGTGCCAATTTGGAAGAAAATGTTTCCCTGCGCATGAGTGCTTATGATGAACTAATAGATAAGGGGAATCGTTACAAACTATTCGTAAACATCGGTGCTGGTTTGGCAAATGTGGGCAGTGGGCCCAATGCGCGTTTGATACCTGAAGGTTTAAACAGCAAACTTGCCGAACGTAATTTTGAGAAAGAAGGAGTTATGATGAAGATGGCAAAACAGAATATCCCGGTTCTTCATGTACGCCGAATTCTACGCTGGGCACAGAAATATGATCTAAATCTTTCTTCGGAAGCCAAGCCGGTTCCAGGAGAAGGCAGCGTATTTAGCTCCACTATTCATAACGTTACAATAGCCGTGATATGTCTTATAATATTGGTAGCTGCAATTATAGCAGTTATTGTTTTTGATCGTCATGATCGGCGATTTATGAGCAATATTGTCGATCCCGATGACGAATTATAGGAGATTTTAACTTAAATGAAAAAAAGAATAAGCATAATAATAATGATTTGCCTTATGGCATCTGCAGTTTTGGCACAAAACTATCGTACCCGAATTATGGATTTTGAAAACCCTGGAAGCCGTAGAATCCGCCGGATGGAAGGAACAAACCATTGGTATTACCGTAGTCTTCCTGAAAAAACTATGATTTTGAACACCGAAGGAATTAACCGTATTCAAATCCGTAGCTTTAGCATCGAAAAACCACGAAACCCGCAGATCTTTATCATTATAGGTAAGAACCGTATTCCGTTTGATCTCACATTTAACAATTTTGCAGATGGTTACTACTTCTTTGAAGATATCGAATTTGAGATTCCCGAGGATACAGATAGCATTGAAGTTCTTTGCTATAAACGTCATATATATATGCGGGCATACGAGATGGAAGAGATTATTCCCAAAGTGAAGCCGATAAAAATACCTAATCGACAAATAAACGCTCATGCAGGAATGATAGATATTTCTCATAATTCCACTACTAGTGAATACTATACCTTTAATCCTACTCAAGTACTTCGCTTTACGCACAATAATGCACGAGATGGAATAGTATATGTACGAGCTCGATTGACAGATCGCTCATTGCCCAAATTTAGTTTGTGGCACAATGGTCAGAAAGTACAAGAATATGAATTTAGTCTTGCGCGCACAACTAAATACAGCGCTCAGGGAGTAAAATATCTTACTATCGGAAAAAAGATTGATTTACCCAAAAACCCAAATAGCAGCGAGTATGAATTTCGGGCTGAATCAAATCACATGTTTATGGCACGCCCGGTCTTACTCCAAAAATAGGATGGAACATGTATTGCCCCGAAGAAATAAGCAGCGGAGACAAAGTACAAAGGGAAATCTACCCAGATATTCAAGATGAATTGAAGAATCTGGAGGAAAAGAAAATCAGAAATGATAGAAGCTTAACCCGAAAGAAAAACTTCAAGCCCATAATACTTTGCCTCGCCCTGTTCCTGTTTGGTTCTGTTGCCGCGCATGCCCAGTTTGAAGGAGAAATAAGTTTGGGAGCTACATACTCCGATAACTTGTTCCAACTCTCAGATTACGATATCAGTAGGTGGGATAACAATAGTTCAGCCCTAGATTGGGCTGACTCAACTGATGATCTGAATATATTCAGTCGCATAGATCTGGCATACCCCATTCCCTACCGTTGGTGGACTTTTACGCCTTCAATTACTGGAAGATTGAGCCAAAACATTAGTAACAAAGAAAAATATCGAACCGATACTCTAATAAGATTTAGGGCAGATCGATATTATTGGAGTGCAAGTGTGTTATATGGCTACTATCCCTACATTTACTATCGTCATTACAACGATGGCGATGGTACCGATCAAGCGGAAAAATATTCCTACAATCGTAACTATTACCGAGCAGATTTGATTGTGCGTCCCATCAAAAACCTCACTGCATTCAGCAATATACGTTATGAAGACCTTTATTACAACCAATATTTTACTGAGGCAGACGGTAATCGTGTGAGTACGGAAACGGGGCTTCGATACAGATTCCCCGCCTTTACAGTACAGGGCTCTTATACTTACAGAAGCTACGATAATACCAACTTTGCCAAACTGAATGAAGATGATGGCAGTTATGATAGCAACATCTATAGAGGTGTGCTGCGGATGAAATCTATGCCACTGAGCGGTGACAGCATACAAAAACAAAGCTGGCAACCCTATCTGGAACTCAGCCTGGAAGACCGCTTTTATCAAGGTAATAGCGAATGGTACGGTGGTAGAGAATACAGATTTTACAATACTATAGCCGGCTTGGATTTTAAACTTCATCCAGATTGGAAATTATCTCTTGACTACTTGCATATATTCAGAAATGTAGAGTCTCCGAATGAGAGTGTGCTAAGGCTTAAAGAGTTTAGCGAAAACCGCTTCTCTGCTTCAGTAAGCTATAAATTCTAAATCTTGGAGGTATTACATGGAGTTTCACCAAGAGAATGATCGCAAAAAAATACGTGAGTTCCTTAATTTGGTTGAGAATCACAAAGTAGAACTGCGTCACTATAAAAAGCCGGTATTGGTTTGGACAACTTTTGATGGAGTATGCCATTACGCATTTTGGGAAGATGAAACATTAAGCAAATTCGGTTTTGCCAATGTAGACGGATGGGATTACGAAGAAGACCTTCTTTTTTGCCCGGATTGGATTGCAGGAAACGAAGACGATGAAGATTTTGATGATGACGAAGATGGCGAGGAATTTGAGACATTTTGTGAACTAATTAAAAAATGAAAATATCGGTAATTGGCGGTGGCGGATGGGGCTTGGCCTTAGCCAAATTGCTTACAGAAAACAAGCATGAAGTATTGGTTTGGGAATATAATGCCAGTTATTTATCCTCACTCAAAGAAACAAATAGCAATCCAACCCTGTTGAAGGATATAACCTTACCACTCTCCATTAAATACACAGATTCATTTTCCACTATAGCTAACTTTGAAAGCACGATCATTCTACTGGCTACCCCATCACAGTTTATTCGTAAAACGCTTCGATCCATACCCAATGAAGTAGCTCAAAAGATTTGGCAAAATCAAAACTTGATCGCTCTTGTAAATGTTGCAAAAGGCATTGAAGAACAGAGCCTTAAGACAATTGATCAAATCCTCTATGATGAATTACCTCATGAAATGCACCACAAAATTTGCGCTTTGTCGGGACCAAGTCATGCAGAAGAAGTTGCTCGAGGTATTCCTACTACAGTAGTTATTGCCGGTCAGAATGAAGAATTATTAATGCAATTGCAAGAAGTGTTTTCAAATTCATATTTTCGTGTTTACCGCAGCTTGGATATAATTGGAGTAGAAATTGGTGGCGCGGTAAAAAATATCATCGCTATTGCCGCGGGCATAGTAAGTGGGTTGGGGTACGGCGACAATACACTTGGAGCTCTGCTAACCCGCGGAATTGTGGAAATAGGCAGATTGGGCAAAGCTATGCATGCCCAAACCGAAACATTCTTAGGGCTTTCTGGCATTGGTGATCTTATTACTACAGCGATCAGCTTGAACAGTCGCAACCGTTATGTGGGATACGAAATTGGCAAAGGAAAAAGCCTCCAGGAGATTCAGGATTCGATGGCAATGGTAGCTGAGGGTATTGCTAGCACAAGAGCTGTTTATCTATTGGCTGCTAAGCTGGGAGTAGAAATGCCTATTGTATGCCAAGTATATGAAATTTTGTATGAGCACAAAGATCCGTTCACTGCAATGCGAGATTTAATGTCGCGAGATCTCAAAGCGGAGTTTAAGCAATAAGATACTTGCTCTTGTATTCCCTCTAACATACTTATATATCAAACGCTTACGAATGATCATCTTTACAATATATAAAGCGCTATCTGTGAAAGCGGTTTTATCGCCTCTCTAAAAGCATCCAGCGGCCTTGGTAAAGAAGATCATAAGATAAGTTTGGATATGTAAGAATTGACGAAACGAATGCTTGACAAATATCAAGGGATGAAATACAAAGAACTGAAATATAAAGGTGAGTAATTATGCCCGTTTACGAGATACAAGTGCTAGGTCGGGTGCAAGGAGTAGGCTTTCGTTATCATGCGAGAGAATGCGCTTTACAGCTTGGCATTAGTGGCTATGTAAAGAATCTGGCAGACCGCTCGGTTTACATAGTTGCTGAAACACAGGAATCTCTTATAGACGGTTATTGTGAGATGCTTCGAAGGGGAAATGGATTCTCTGTGGTGAGGCAAATCAATATAGAAAAAATGGATTCAGAATATAAGTATCATGGTTTTGAAATTAGATAGATTCATCTGCATTGTGCTTTTCTTATTGTTGTTGCCGGCAATAATGAGTGCTCAAGTGCAGAATCACATAGTTAAGCGCGGAGACACTCTCTACGGTATTGGTAAAAAATACGGTGTCTCTGTACAGGAAATTATGGACCTCAACAATTTAACAAGTACCAATCTATCTATTGGGC is a window encoding:
- the pgsB gene encoding poly-gamma-glutamate synthase PgsB — encoded protein: MTILIIATLILILYWVLEYRRHCRNVAAIPIRIHVNGTRGKSSVTRLIAAGLRAGGKRTIAKITGTLPRVVLPDGREAAIIRLQGANIIEQKYIYRYAAKEKPDAIVIECMAVNPVFQWITERRFVKSTISVITNCRPDHLDLMGNTVQSVSMSLANTIPSNGLCYTSETHQYGILKKVAENRKTKIHQVVPTDITDEEMSRFRYIEHKDNVQLALAVCAKAGVPRDVALSGMQKASPDPGALKKYIVEDRGKTIHFYNVFAANDPESTVFIIKMVTGNLSGVQKIIILNSRSDRLFRSQQLIDALSRVEYDYVLLTGEIPEKVEDYALSHGIPKNRLFAMGQPLTEEIYKKTWELTNKEAHVLGIGNIAGEIKYGAQIVAHFKHKIPKAHKGAGRG
- the pgsC gene encoding poly-gamma-glutamate biosynthesis protein PgsC, which gives rise to MVDTVVQAAVGLGVIISLIFSELLGASAGGIVVPGYIALHLDKPMQILGTLIISLLTWGIIRLVSKFTLLFGKRRMVLSILVGFILGWASRLLVFHEFTIHQLQMQSIGYIIPGLIANWFERQGFWKTLSTMSIAAILVKLILIVIFGGEV
- the pgsW gene encoding poly-gamma-glutamate system protein, with the translated sequence MYRKMYRPSLKSGWSLILLFVLSVILYLVASNNFVEIRTSNYEAKLEAVTLMQKYLDTLQEEILARNIEIDPINDPFQTGLIGLRLSSITTDRGLLSEKQAAINPNIAAIFVEELSRTKAKDKIAVGITGSNPAVNLALYAAMTVLDLDPQIIVSLSSASYGANREELTWLDMEAILKERGLLKFGAKYASIGGSEDRGIGLSDFGMQSLREAMSRNSVPLLLGANLEENVSLRMSAYDELIDKGNRYKLFVNIGAGLANVGSGPNARLIPEGLNSKLAERNFEKEGVMMKMAKQNIPVLHVRRILRWAQKYDLNLSSEAKPVPGEGSVFSSTIHNVTIAVICLIILVAAIIAVIVFDRHDRRFMSNIVDPDDEL
- a CDS encoding porin family protein — translated: MYCPEEISSGDKVQREIYPDIQDELKNLEEKKIRNDRSLTRKKNFKPIILCLALFLFGSVAAHAQFEGEISLGATYSDNLFQLSDYDISRWDNNSSALDWADSTDDLNIFSRIDLAYPIPYRWWTFTPSITGRLSQNISNKEKYRTDTLIRFRADRYYWSASVLYGYYPYIYYRHYNDGDGTDQAEKYSYNRNYYRADLIVRPIKNLTAFSNIRYEDLYYNQYFTEADGNRVSTETGLRYRFPAFTVQGSYTYRSYDNTNFAKLNEDDGSYDSNIYRGVLRMKSMPLSGDSIQKQSWQPYLELSLEDRFYQGNSEWYGGREYRFYNTIAGLDFKLHPDWKLSLDYLHIFRNVESPNESVLRLKEFSENRFSASVSYKF
- a CDS encoding NAD(P)-dependent glycerol-3-phosphate dehydrogenase encodes the protein MKISVIGGGGWGLALAKLLTENKHEVLVWEYNASYLSSLKETNSNPTLLKDITLPLSIKYTDSFSTIANFESTIILLATPSQFIRKTLRSIPNEVAQKIWQNQNLIALVNVAKGIEEQSLKTIDQILYDELPHEMHHKICALSGPSHAEEVARGIPTTVVIAGQNEELLMQLQEVFSNSYFRVYRSLDIIGVEIGGAVKNIIAIAAGIVSGLGYGDNTLGALLTRGIVEIGRLGKAMHAQTETFLGLSGIGDLITTAISLNSRNRYVGYEIGKGKSLQEIQDSMAMVAEGIASTRAVYLLAAKLGVEMPIVCQVYEILYEHKDPFTAMRDLMSRDLKAEFKQ
- a CDS encoding acylphosphatase — its product is MPVYEIQVLGRVQGVGFRYHARECALQLGISGYVKNLADRSVYIVAETQESLIDGYCEMLRRGNGFSVVRQINIEKMDSEYKYHGFEIR